Proteins encoded in a region of the Excalfactoria chinensis isolate bCotChi1 chromosome 16, bCotChi1.hap2, whole genome shotgun sequence genome:
- the LOC140259491 gene encoding solute carrier family 2, facilitated glucose transporter member 11-like produces the protein MTTFACKLKMSYNLFLLAFVLGIGGAFQYGLQISIISSPAEYIQSFIRETWLKRYGSSPSEEIITLMWSFIVSVYTIGGLLGSISVRYLSVTFGRKKSMLLANIPALLSATLMALSRLSGSFEMIIIGRLFAGVCAGLGLNIHIMYAGECAPQKLRGVIAITASTSIAVGKFAGFALGLREVLGVESLWPVLMAANAIPALIQLLTLPFFPDSPRYLLIDRKDKEGCIKAVKQLWGDGDYMAEVDDMTAEQEAIRGEKSKSVCDLIRDKSVRWQFITLFLVSSCMQLIGVNVVYFYAYNVFLNVGLSPAQTRYVSLGVGITEILTTALCGFLVDRAGRKALLWKTYTAMALALGLLTVTLALQDFFSWIPYCSAALIFIFIMSFGLGPAGVLCPLPTEIFIQSYRPAAYAFNGASNWIQLFFLGLLFPFLVEGLGSFCFIIFLAYCLSMAIFVYLVVPETKGKTMLQIMEEFNRLNYRGKKGQDALQQNNCSLTIVTRL, from the exons ATGACTACCTTTGCATGCAAGTTG AAAATGAGCTATAATCTCTTCCTTCTGGCTTTTGTCCTGGGCATTGGTGGAGCTTTCCAGTATGGGTTGCAGATCTCCATTATCAGCTCTCCTGCTGAG TACATCCAAAGTTTCATACGTGAGACCTGGCTGAAGAGATATGGATCTTCTCCCAGTGAAGAGATAATCACTTTGATGTGGTCCTTCATTGTGTCCGTTTACACCATTGGTGGGCTCCTGGGCTCCATATCTGTCAGATACCTGTCTGTTACATTTGGAAG GAAGAAGTCCATGCTGCTTGCCAACATCCCTGCTCTGTTGAGCGCAACTCTCATGGCACTCAGTCGGCTGTCTGGGTCCTTTGAAATGATCATCATTGGGAGATTATTTGCTGGAGTGTGTGCAG GTTTAGGTCTGAATATCCATATCATGTATGCGGGGGAATGTGCCCCACAGAAGCTGCGTGGGGTGATTGCCATTACTGCTTCCACTTCCATTGCTGTGGGAAAGTTTGCAGGATTTGCTCTGGGTCTCAG agaaGTTCTGGGAGTAGAATCTCTGTGGCCCGTTCTCATGGCAGCAAATGCCATTCCTGCTCTCATTCAGCTGCTCACCCTCCCCTTCTTCCCAGACTCTCCCCGCTACCTGCTCATTGACAGAAAGGACAAGGAGGGTTGCATCAAAG ctgtgAAGCAGCTCTGGGGCGATGGTGACTACATGGCTGAAGTGGATGACATGACTGCAGAGCAAGAAGCCATCCGTGGGGAGAAATCTAAGAGTGTCTGTGATCTTATTCGTGACAAATCTGTCCGTTGGCAGTTCATCACTCTCTTTCTTGTCTCCTCATGCATGCAGCTAATTGGAGTCAATGTG GTTTACTTTTATGCATACAACGTCTTCTTAAACGTTGGGCTCTCCCCTGCCCAAACCCGCTATGTCTCCCTGGGAGTTGGGATCACTGAGATCCTCACCACAGCTCTGTGT GGCTTCCTCGTGGACCGTGCTGGGAGGAAGGCACTGCTATGGAAAACCTACACTGCTATGGCCTTGGCCTTAGGACTTCTCACTGTCACACTTGCTCTACAG GACTTTTTCTCCTGGATACCATATTGTTCTGCTGCACTCATTTTTATCTTCATCATGAGCTTTGGACTTGGGCCAG CTGGAGTATTATGTCCCCTGcccacagaaatatttattcagtcATACAGACCAGCTGCTTATGCTTTTAATGGTGCTTCAAACTGGattcagctcttctttcttgGACTGTTATTCCCTTTCCTTGTG GAAGGCCTTGGTAGTTTTTGTTTCATCATTTTCCTGGCATACTGTCTGTCCATGGCTATCTTTGTCTACCTGGTAGTGCCAGAGACTAAAGGAAAGACCATGCTGCAGATCATGGAGGAGTTCAACCGCCTGAACTACCGCGGAAAGAAGGGACAGGACGCCCTGCAGCAGAATAACTGCTCACTGACAATTGTTACTAGACTTTAG